In Leisingera methylohalidivorans DSM 14336, a single genomic region encodes these proteins:
- a CDS encoding phage portal protein, translated as MVFDLLRRNKPEPPETALEQKASQTARVVSWQGAGRTAWSPRDSVSLTRSGFAGNPVGHRVIRMIAEAAAAVPLVLQDSRRRFDSHPWLALLARPNPAQGQAELLEALYGHLLLSGNAYIEAVAADAGTPAELHVLRSDRMRVVPGPDGWPAGFEYSVAGRKHRFTAEGAQSPVCHIKSFHPQDDHYGLSSLQAAAMAIDVHNAASRWSKALLDNAARPSGALVWNGSDGHGRMSEEQFRILSDEIQSNFQGAKNAGRPMVLEGGLDWKPMGFSPSDMEFQKTKDTAAREIALAFGVPPMLLGIPGDATYANYQEAHRAFYRLTVLPLAAKAAAALADWLAGWTGEALTLKPDLDQLPALAAEREAQWRRVSAADFLTPAEKRRLLGLPAEAPAAPQREGGQDD; from the coding sequence ATGGTCTTTGACCTGCTGCGGCGCAACAAGCCCGAACCCCCGGAAACCGCCCTGGAACAGAAGGCCAGCCAGACCGCCCGCGTGGTCTCCTGGCAGGGGGCCGGCCGCACCGCCTGGAGCCCGCGCGACAGCGTGTCCCTGACCCGCAGCGGTTTTGCCGGCAATCCGGTCGGCCACCGGGTGATCCGGATGATCGCCGAGGCCGCCGCGGCCGTGCCGCTGGTGCTGCAGGACAGCCGCCGGCGCTTTGACAGCCACCCCTGGCTGGCGCTGCTGGCCCGCCCCAATCCGGCGCAGGGCCAGGCCGAACTGCTGGAGGCGCTCTATGGCCACCTGCTGCTCTCCGGCAATGCCTATATCGAGGCGGTCGCGGCAGACGCAGGCACGCCTGCGGAATTGCATGTGCTGCGGTCCGACCGGATGCGCGTTGTGCCCGGCCCGGACGGCTGGCCGGCCGGGTTCGAATATTCGGTTGCCGGACGCAAGCACCGCTTCACCGCGGAGGGCGCGCAATCACCGGTCTGCCACATCAAAAGCTTCCACCCGCAGGACGACCACTACGGGTTGTCATCGCTGCAGGCGGCGGCAATGGCGATTGATGTGCACAACGCGGCCTCCCGCTGGTCCAAGGCGCTTTTGGACAACGCCGCCCGCCCCTCCGGCGCGCTGGTCTGGAACGGGTCCGACGGCCACGGCCGCATGTCCGAGGAACAATTCCGCATTCTAAGCGACGAGATTCAATCAAACTTTCAGGGCGCCAAGAACGCCGGCCGGCCGATGGTGCTGGAGGGCGGGCTGGACTGGAAGCCAATGGGGTTCTCGCCCTCTGATATGGAGTTTCAGAAAACCAAGGACACCGCCGCCCGCGAAATTGCGCTGGCCTTCGGGGTGCCGCCGATGCTGCTCGGCATTCCCGGCGATGCAACTTACGCCAATTACCAGGAGGCCCACCGCGCCTTTTACCGGCTGACCGTGCTGCCGCTGGCGGCCAAGGCCGCCGCCGCGCTTGCCGACTGGCTGGCCGGCTGGACCGGCGAGGCGCTGACGCTGAAACCCGACCTCGACCAGCTGCCTGCCTTGGCCGCCGAGCGCGAGGCGCAGTGGCGCCGGGTCTCTGCGGCCGATTTCCTGACACCCGCGGAAAAGCGGCGCCTGCTGGGGTTGCCCGCAGAAGCCCCCGCCGCGCCGCAGCGGGAG
- a CDS encoding DNA-packaging protein — MNELDRKALCALPHLFGIWALDHQRPPPGGWRAWVILGGRGAGKTRAGAEWIRSLAEGPRPQDPGTARRIALVAETYDQVRDVMIHGDSGILACSPPDRRPKWKASERKLIWPNGAEAQAFSAHDPEALRGPQFDAAWADELAKWRKGQECWDMLQFALRLGRDPRVCVTTTPRNAPVLKHLLASPSTVQTHAPTEANRANLAPSFLEEMRARYAGTRLGRQELDGVMLADVPGALWSTAALAAAQVTGAPPLDRVVVAVDPAVSSGKSSDACGIVAAGAVTQGKPQDWRAYVLADRTVQGAGPLAWAQAVIAARDAFGAERVVAEVNQGGALVETVLRQADPLVPFRALHARKGKSARAEPVAALYEQGRVKHLPGLGELEDQMCLMTPQGYQGSGSPDRLDALVWALHELIIQPAASLRMPQIRVL; from the coding sequence TTGAATGAGCTGGACCGCAAGGCGCTGTGCGCGCTGCCGCATCTGTTCGGCATCTGGGCATTGGACCACCAGCGCCCGCCGCCGGGCGGCTGGCGTGCCTGGGTGATCCTGGGCGGCCGCGGCGCAGGCAAGACGCGGGCAGGGGCCGAATGGATCCGGTCGCTCGCCGAAGGGCCGCGCCCGCAGGATCCCGGCACCGCCCGCCGCATCGCGCTGGTGGCCGAAACCTATGACCAGGTGCGCGACGTGATGATCCACGGCGACAGCGGCATCCTGGCCTGCTCGCCGCCCGACCGCCGCCCCAAGTGGAAAGCCTCCGAGCGCAAGCTGATCTGGCCCAACGGCGCCGAGGCGCAGGCGTTTTCCGCCCACGACCCCGAGGCCCTGCGCGGCCCCCAGTTCGACGCCGCCTGGGCGGATGAGCTGGCCAAATGGCGCAAAGGCCAGGAATGCTGGGACATGCTGCAATTCGCCCTGCGGCTGGGCCGGGACCCGCGCGTCTGCGTCACCACCACGCCGCGCAATGCACCGGTTCTGAAACACCTGCTGGCCTCTCCCAGCACGGTGCAGACCCACGCCCCGACCGAGGCCAACCGCGCCAACCTCGCGCCGTCGTTCCTAGAGGAGATGCGGGCGCGCTACGCCGGCACCCGTCTGGGCCGGCAGGAGCTGGACGGGGTGATGCTGGCCGATGTGCCGGGCGCGCTCTGGTCCACTGCCGCGCTGGCGGCGGCGCAAGTGACCGGCGCGCCGCCGCTCGACCGGGTGGTGGTGGCGGTGGATCCCGCGGTCAGTTCCGGAAAATCCTCGGACGCCTGCGGCATCGTGGCGGCGGGCGCCGTCACCCAGGGCAAACCGCAGGACTGGCGCGCCTATGTGCTGGCCGACCGCACCGTTCAGGGCGCCGGGCCGCTGGCCTGGGCGCAGGCGGTGATTGCCGCCCGCGATGCCTTTGGCGCCGAACGGGTGGTGGCCGAGGTCAATCAGGGCGGCGCTCTGGTGGAGACGGTGCTGCGCCAGGCCGACCCGCTGGTGCCGTTCCGGGCCTTGCATGCGCGCAAGGGCAAATCCGCCCGCGCCGAACCCGTCGCCGCCCTTTATGAGCAGGGCCGCGTCAAACATTTGCCGGGGCTGGGAGAGCTGGAGGACCAGATGTGCCTGATGACCCCGCAAGGCTATCAGGGCAGCGGCTCTCCCGACCGGCTGGATGCGCTGGTCTGGGCCCTGCATGAGCTGATCATCCAGCCGGCAGCCAGCCTGAGGATGCCGCAGATCAGGGTGCTGTAA
- a CDS encoding amidohydrolase: protein MTPSIIIHNGALMTFDDAMPTAQALAIAGSRITAVGADAAILSLAGPETRMIDAGGATVLPGFIDSHVHLFGGSVELDCLNLYGVTGLPAMRAGIRPYAQANPDDALVFCVMADYGILGTGKTPTRHDLDRILSDRPLAMFAPDHHTIWANTAALKAAGLLQGGPTDAGSEIVMGEDGLATGELLEPGAYEPVLRLTRHGGRDMLGLTTGKDPVPPATADQRRMDKDVLAKGLAHCAAQGITGLHLMDGNRYQLELLSELEAEGRLLCRCRVPFHMKGTDPLQRMTAEAPAMRDDFRSGKIACSHVKMFIDGVIESGTALMLRPYPGELGANGNSGDEVFTQEHFVACCSEADRLGFQIAVHAIGDAGVRRTIDAFEMAAKTNGRRDSRHRIEHIEVIHPDDIPRLAALGIVASLQPGHAPMGHIFPPGGAAQYLHADQIAGAYAWQTIRDAGAQVIFSTDWPVIPVNVMANVKAAIAPLDLGEGWADQTQTLHDTLASYTRGNAWSEFNEDTKGKLAIGMAADVAIMSHDLTQLAPGNVTAAMAMTTICDGMVTYQHGV from the coding sequence ATGACCCCTTCGATTATCATCCACAACGGCGCCCTTATGACCTTTGACGACGCGATGCCGACCGCACAGGCGCTTGCGATTGCAGGCAGCAGGATCACGGCTGTCGGGGCTGATGCCGCCATTCTATCCCTGGCCGGCCCTGAGACCCGGATGATCGACGCGGGCGGTGCGACTGTGCTTCCCGGGTTCATCGACAGCCATGTCCATCTGTTTGGCGGATCGGTTGAGCTGGATTGCCTGAACCTTTACGGCGTCACAGGTTTGCCCGCGATGCGGGCCGGCATCCGCCCCTACGCGCAGGCCAATCCGGACGATGCCCTGGTGTTCTGCGTCATGGCGGACTACGGCATTCTGGGCACGGGAAAGACGCCCACCCGCCACGACCTCGACCGGATTCTCAGCGACCGCCCGCTGGCCATGTTCGCGCCGGACCACCACACGATCTGGGCAAACACGGCCGCCCTGAAAGCCGCAGGCCTTCTGCAAGGCGGACCAACCGATGCAGGCTCCGAGATCGTGATGGGCGAGGACGGTCTGGCCACTGGCGAGCTGCTGGAGCCCGGCGCCTATGAGCCGGTGCTGCGCCTCACGCGCCACGGCGGCCGGGACATGCTGGGCCTGACAACGGGCAAGGACCCGGTGCCCCCCGCAACGGCGGATCAGCGCCGGATGGACAAGGACGTTCTCGCCAAGGGGCTTGCGCATTGCGCCGCGCAAGGCATTACAGGCCTGCATCTGATGGACGGCAACAGGTATCAGCTGGAGCTTTTGTCCGAACTGGAAGCCGAAGGCCGCCTGCTTTGCCGCTGCCGTGTGCCGTTTCATATGAAAGGAACCGATCCGCTGCAACGGATGACCGCGGAAGCGCCCGCGATGCGGGATGATTTCCGAAGCGGCAAGATCGCATGCAGCCACGTCAAGATGTTCATTGACGGTGTGATCGAGAGCGGCACTGCGCTGATGCTGCGCCCTTACCCCGGTGAGCTGGGCGCAAACGGCAATTCAGGCGATGAGGTTTTCACACAGGAGCACTTTGTTGCCTGCTGTTCCGAAGCGGACCGGTTGGGGTTCCAGATCGCCGTTCACGCCATCGGCGATGCTGGTGTCAGGCGCACGATCGACGCTTTCGAGATGGCTGCAAAGACCAATGGGAGGCGCGACAGCCGTCACCGGATCGAACATATCGAAGTGATCCATCCAGACGATATACCACGGCTTGCGGCGTTGGGCATCGTTGCCTCCCTGCAACCGGGCCACGCTCCGATGGGGCATATCTTTCCGCCCGGCGGCGCGGCGCAGTATCTGCACGCGGACCAGATTGCCGGGGCCTATGCCTGGCAGACCATACGTGACGCAGGCGCACAGGTCATCTTTTCGACAGACTGGCCCGTGATCCCGGTCAACGTGATGGCAAATGTCAAAGCCGCAATCGCACCGCTGGATCTGGGCGAGGGGTGGGCCGACCAGACCCAGACGCTGCACGACACGCTGGCCAGCTATACGCGCGGCAATGCCTGGTCCGAATTCAACGAGGATACAAAAGGAAAGCTGGCAATCGGCATGGCGGCCGACGTTGCAATTATGAGCCATGACCTGACGCAGCTTGCGCCCGGGAACGTGACGGCGGCGATGGCGATGACGACGATCTGCGACGGAATGGTGACCTATCAGCATGGGGTTTGA
- a CDS encoding chaperone modulator CbpM, which produces MRLREHDVVATVRRLQLRELRSWVRAGWIKPARGDGGPFFDELDIARIRLICDLRKEMSLSADTVPTILSLLDQLHGLRHQLHRLAEAVNQQPEETRIAVLKAYRRLEGRD; this is translated from the coding sequence ATGCGGCTGAGAGAACATGACGTGGTTGCCACGGTTCGCAGGCTTCAGCTCCGGGAGCTTCGCTCATGGGTGCGGGCGGGTTGGATCAAACCGGCACGCGGCGACGGCGGCCCGTTTTTCGATGAACTCGACATCGCCCGGATCCGGCTGATCTGCGACCTGCGCAAGGAAATGTCGCTGTCCGCGGATACAGTACCGACTATCTTGTCCCTGCTGGACCAGCTGCACGGGCTGCGTCACCAACTGCACCGCCTTGCCGAGGCGGTCAATCAGCAGCCGGAAGAAACACGAATAGCGGTTCTGAAGGCATACCGGCGCTTGGAAGGGCGCGATTGA
- a CDS encoding DnaJ C-terminal domain-containing protein: MSDSPYDILGVSKDATQAEIKKAYRKLAKALHPDLSPGDKDKAAEFQKVGAAYDILGDEEKRRRYDGGEIDASGQDRPERQFYRQYAGADPEGRYQSSAAFNDFEDVSDIFADLFGRQGQGQGRAGPGSAQGFAARGADLRYHLDVDFLDAARGAKRTVPLPDGQTIDLTIPAGVRDGQTLRLRGKGQPGIGGGPAGDAYVGISVKPHPLFTRDGNDIGIDLPITFDEAVLGGRIEVPTLSGPVSMNLPKGASSGQRLRLKGKGVRPGKGPAGDQYVRLMIMLPDKIGSGMEDLARRWRETAGQDPRKNMGSV; this comes from the coding sequence ATGAGCGACAGTCCATATGACATCCTCGGCGTCTCCAAAGATGCCACGCAGGCAGAAATCAAGAAGGCCTATCGCAAGCTGGCAAAAGCCCTGCACCCCGATCTGTCGCCCGGCGACAAGGACAAAGCCGCCGAGTTTCAGAAGGTGGGCGCGGCTTATGACATCCTGGGCGACGAGGAAAAGCGCCGCCGCTACGACGGGGGCGAAATCGACGCCAGCGGTCAGGACAGGCCGGAGCGACAATTCTATCGCCAATATGCCGGTGCGGACCCCGAAGGCCGGTATCAATCCTCGGCGGCTTTCAACGATTTCGAGGATGTGTCGGACATTTTCGCAGATCTCTTCGGGCGGCAGGGGCAGGGGCAGGGGCGGGCGGGCCCCGGTTCGGCGCAGGGCTTCGCGGCGCGCGGGGCCGACCTGCGCTATCATCTCGACGTCGATTTTCTCGATGCTGCCCGCGGTGCAAAACGGACGGTGCCGCTGCCGGATGGCCAGACCATCGATCTGACGATCCCTGCCGGTGTCCGCGACGGTCAGACCCTGCGCCTGCGCGGCAAGGGGCAGCCGGGCATTGGCGGCGGCCCGGCGGGCGATGCCTATGTCGGGATTTCCGTCAAGCCGCACCCGCTCTTCACACGCGACGGCAACGATATCGGGATCGACCTGCCGATCACCTTCGATGAGGCTGTTCTGGGCGGCAGGATCGAGGTTCCGACGCTTTCGGGGCCGGTGTCGATGAACTTGCCCAAGGGAGCGTCCAGCGGCCAGAGGCTGCGGCTGAAGGGCAAGGGGGTCCGGCCCGGTAAAGGACCGGCGGGCGACCAATATGTCCGATTGATGATCATGCTGCCGGACAAGATCGGCAGCGGGATGGAAGACCTCGCCCGCCGCTGGCGTGAAACCGCCGGGCAGGATCCGCGCAAGAACATGGGGAGTGTGTGA
- a CDS encoding Hsp20/alpha crystallin family protein encodes MQISDLIPWGRDRNKTPASGDDRPDNPLAALQRDINHVFEDFWQRLENGWNGRTNPAGGFGPSTDISESGDSVEVAVELPGMSEDDIGISLSGDAMTIRGEKKIAHEEKRKGVYMSERSYGAFYRTIPLPPGADTGKADAQFRNGVLTVTLPKSPEAQAKVKRIKVKSS; translated from the coding sequence ATGCAGATCAGCGATCTCATCCCCTGGGGTCGTGACAGGAACAAGACCCCGGCGTCCGGCGATGACCGGCCGGACAACCCGCTCGCCGCACTTCAACGTGATATCAACCACGTGTTCGAGGACTTCTGGCAGCGGCTGGAGAATGGCTGGAACGGCCGGACCAACCCGGCCGGAGGGTTCGGCCCAAGCACCGATATTTCGGAATCCGGCGACAGTGTCGAGGTGGCAGTCGAGCTCCCCGGCATGAGCGAAGATGATATCGGCATCTCGCTGTCGGGCGACGCCATGACGATCCGCGGCGAAAAGAAGATCGCGCACGAGGAAAAGCGCAAGGGCGTTTACATGTCCGAACGGTCCTACGGCGCGTTCTACCGCACGATCCCGCTTCCGCCGGGGGCCGATACCGGCAAGGCAGACGCGCAATTCCGCAACGGTGTGCTCACCGTGACCCTGCCGAAATCGCCTGAGGCACAGGCGAAGGTCAAGCGGATCAAGGTGAAATCCTCTTGA
- a CDS encoding Hsp20/alpha crystallin family protein, which produces MAQELTPQGGRGMAGRNQSNGSAGTAFMPMVDIFERDETTVILADMPGVAPDGIDVTLERQVLTLKGSVEPHSPEGYRRISSEYREGDYMRVFTLSDAVDQNNIKADFKNGVLRLELPRAVGAKPRKISVKSA; this is translated from the coding sequence ATGGCACAGGAACTGACACCCCAAGGCGGCCGCGGCATGGCTGGGCGCAACCAGTCCAATGGATCGGCCGGAACGGCATTCATGCCGATGGTCGACATCTTCGAACGGGACGAGACCACGGTCATCCTGGCCGACATGCCCGGTGTAGCGCCTGACGGCATCGACGTGACGCTTGAACGGCAGGTTCTGACCCTGAAAGGCAGCGTTGAACCGCATTCGCCCGAGGGCTACCGCCGCATTTCATCCGAATACCGCGAAGGCGACTACATGCGTGTGTTCACCCTGTCGGACGCGGTCGACCAGAACAACATCAAGGCTGATTTCAAGAATGGCGTGTTACGTCTGGAACTGCCCCGCGCGGTTGGGGCGAAGCCCAGAAAGATTTCAGTCAAGTCAGCGTAA
- a CDS encoding Hsp20/alpha crystallin family protein, which yields MLYTPFAAHGTSDPFSDMRRAQTEMNRLFDGFGPSPRATVYPPVNFWAGQDSIVMTAELPGLSENDIELTVKDTLVSIKGTFPRHDEGEEAAWYRSERPTGSFSRTIELPFRIDSGSIEARFRNGVLTVEMQRPEDDKPKRIEIKAS from the coding sequence ATGCTTTACACACCCTTCGCAGCCCACGGCACTTCGGATCCCTTTTCCGATATGCGCCGTGCGCAGACCGAAATGAACCGTCTGTTCGACGGGTTCGGCCCGTCCCCTCGTGCAACTGTCTATCCGCCGGTGAACTTCTGGGCCGGTCAGGACAGCATCGTGATGACGGCCGAACTGCCGGGCCTGTCCGAGAACGACATCGAACTGACAGTCAAGGACACGCTGGTTTCGATCAAGGGGACCTTTCCCCGGCACGACGAGGGCGAGGAGGCGGCCTGGTACCGGAGCGAACGCCCAACCGGATCGTTCTCGCGCACCATCGAACTGCCGTTCCGGATCGATTCCGGCAGTATCGAGGCCCGGTTCCGGAACGGTGTGCTGACAGTCGAGATGCAGCGGCCGGAGGACGACAAGCCAAAGCGTATCGAAATCAAGGCGTCCTGA
- the mltG gene encoding endolytic transglycosylase MltG, whose amino-acid sequence MWRSLASNMLTVLIAVLFLLGGLILWGKSQYTAEGPLETAICLRVERGSNMARVSRDLEDQGAVASGTIFRLGAKYSEKTGQLKAGSFLVEPGSSMEEIIDRVTTSGASTCGTEIVYRVGVTRTNTVVRELDPATSTFEEKAEFILGEDEVPAAYTETRQEADTRYRIALAEGVTSWQVVEALKSIDVLEGDPGERPGEGLLAPDSYEVTPGTARAAVLGEMQQRQQLRINAAWEGRAADAAVASPEEMLILASIIEKETGIAGERGLVASVFTNRLNRGMRLQTDPTVIYGVTKGEGVLGRGLRQSELRKATPWNTYVIEGLPPTPIANPGMASLEAAVNPETTDYVFFVADGTGGHAFAETLDEHNRNVAKWREIEAQQQNN is encoded by the coding sequence ATGTGGCGCAGCCTCGCCTCCAACATGCTGACAGTGCTCATTGCGGTTTTGTTCCTGCTGGGCGGTCTGATCCTGTGGGGCAAATCGCAATACACCGCTGAAGGCCCGCTGGAGACGGCGATCTGCCTGCGTGTCGAGCGGGGCTCGAACATGGCGCGGGTCAGCCGCGACCTGGAAGACCAGGGCGCGGTTGCGTCCGGCACCATCTTCCGTCTCGGCGCCAAATACAGCGAGAAGACCGGCCAGCTGAAGGCCGGCAGCTTTCTGGTGGAGCCGGGATCCTCGATGGAGGAGATCATCGACCGGGTCACCACCTCCGGTGCCTCCACCTGCGGCACCGAGATCGTCTACCGCGTCGGCGTGACCCGCACCAATACTGTGGTGCGGGAGCTGGACCCGGCCACCAGCACGTTCGAGGAAAAGGCGGAATTCATCCTCGGCGAGGATGAGGTCCCGGCCGCGTACACCGAAACCCGCCAGGAGGCCGACACCCGCTACCGCATCGCGCTGGCCGAAGGGGTGACCAGCTGGCAGGTGGTCGAGGCGCTGAAATCCATCGATGTGCTCGAGGGCGACCCCGGCGAACGCCCGGGCGAGGGCCTGCTTGCGCCCGACAGCTACGAGGTCACACCGGGCACAGCGCGCGCCGCCGTTCTGGGGGAGATGCAGCAGCGCCAGCAGCTGCGCATCAACGCCGCCTGGGAAGGCCGCGCCGCGGATGCTGCTGTTGCCAGCCCCGAGGAAATGCTGATCCTTGCCTCGATCATCGAGAAGGAAACCGGCATTGCCGGGGAACGCGGCCTGGTCGCTTCGGTCTTCACCAACCGCCTGAACCGCGGCATGCGGCTGCAGACGGACCCGACGGTGATCTATGGCGTCACCAAGGGCGAAGGCGTTCTGGGCCGCGGCCTGCGCCAAAGCGAGCTGCGCAAGGCCACGCCCTGGAATACCTATGTGATCGAGGGCCTGCCGCCGACCCCCATCGCCAATCCGGGGATGGCCAGCCTGGAGGCCGCGGTGAACCCGGAGACCACGGATTACGTGTTCTTTGTGGCTGACGGCACCGGCGGCCACGCCTTTGCCGAGACGCTGGACGAACACAACCGGAACGTCGCCAAATGGCGCGAAATCGAAGCCCAGCAGCAGAACAACTGA